In Seriola aureovittata isolate HTS-2021-v1 ecotype China chromosome 17, ASM2101889v1, whole genome shotgun sequence, a genomic segment contains:
- the mief1 gene encoding mitochondrial dynamics protein MID51: MAGVNGDRKGKKDDNGIGTAIDFMLSNAKLVLGVGGAAMLGIATLAVKRMYDRAISAPTSPTKMEQTGKRSWEEPAWMGSSPRVLNHDMKSTVSRSLQSLPTSAHAFEPDCLRRAMGRAAVGGSGATQSDLLKARMRLSLQEHLWEFYQSNVNIPTEEQAVARRAALDICAELRVFLHAKLPDMPLREMYLSGSLYDDLQVVTADHAQLMVPLVLEKNLWSSIPGEDTIMNVPGFWLVRRENLEYFPRNSSYWDRCMVGGYLSPKSVLEVFDKLVAGSINWPAIGSVLDYIIRPVVPSETLTLEVQYETDRRLYVDFLPLLVMEDGTSLIAKPHRLAAERHENLWRQSFRVAETARLRALDQEDGGCRCACLKVAKAVCKLNPALNRLNASQLTNAILLLSEKEGDWTQEALADRFLQLLRALVGHLEAGRLPCALSPKVNLFCELTEQEVDELGYTLYCALSDPEGLLRTAVAQPFHP, from the exons ATGGCCGGGGTGAATGGAGACCgtaaaggaaagaaagatgacAATGGGATTGGCACGGCCATCGACTTCATGCTTTCCAATGCCAAGCTGGTGCTGGGAGTGGGCGGAGCAGCCATGCTCGGCATCGCGACACTAGCTGTCAAAAGA ATGTATGACCGTGCCATAAGCGCTCCCACCAGCCCCACCAAGATGGAGCAGACAGGAAAGAGAAGCTGGGAGGAGCCCGCCTGGATGGGTTCGTCACCTCGGGTATTGAACCATGACATGAAGTCCACAGTTAGCAGGTCGCTACAGTCTCTGCCCACTTCCGCACATGCTTTTGAACCAG ACTGTCTGCGGAGGGCCATGGGTCGAGCTGCCGTGGGAGGCAGTGGGGCCACTCAGTCCGACCTGCTGAAGGCCCGGATGCGTTTGTCCCTGCAGGAACATCTGTGGGAGTTCTACCAGAGTAATGTGAACATCCCGACCGAGGAGCAGGCCGTGGCCAGGAGGGCAGCGCTGGACATCTGTGCGGAGCTCAGAGTGTTTCTTCACGCCAAACTGCCCGACATGCCGCTCAGAGAGATGTACCTGAGCGGCAGTCTGTATGATGACCTGCAG gTGGTTACAGCAGACCACGCCCAGCTCATGGTGCCTCTTGTCTTGGAGAAGAACCTGTGGTCGTCCATCCCCGGGGAGGACACCATCATGAATGTCCCAGGTTTCTGGCTCGTCCGCAGGGAGAACTTGGAATATTTCCCGCGGAACAGCAGCTACTGGGACCGCTGCATGGTGGGAGGTTACCTCTCCCCTAAATCAGTCCTGGAGGTCTTTGACAAGCTTGTGGCTGGCTCCATCAACTGGCCGGCTATAGGGAGTGTCCTCGACTACATCATCCGTCCTGTGGTTCCCTCGGAAACGCTGACCCTGGAGGTACAGTACGAGACGGACAGGAGGCTGTACGTGGACTTCTTACCGTTGCTTGTGATGGAGGACGGGACCTCGCTGATCGCTAAACCACATCGGCTTGCTGCGGAGCGCCACGAAAACCTGTGGCGGCAGAGCTTCCGCGTGGCTGAGACGGCGCGGCTTAGGGCTCTGGATCAGGAGGACGGAGGCTGCCGATGCGCCTGCCTAAAGGTGGCGAAGGCGGTGTGCAAGCTCAACCCTGCCCTTAACCGGCTCAACGCCAGCCAGCTCACCAACGCCATCTTGTTGCTGAGCGAAAAAGAAGGCGACTGGACCCAGGAAGCACTGGCTGACCGCTTCCTTCAGCTGCTACGAGCGCTAGTGGGACACCTAGAGGCCGGGAGGCTGCCGTGCGCCCTCAGCCCTAAAGTTAACTTATTCTGTGAGCTgacagaacaggaagtggacgAGCTGGGCTACACGCTCTACTGCGCCCTCTCAGATCCCGAGGGGCTGCTGAGAACTGCTGTGGCACAACCTTTCCACCCCTAA
- the napsa gene encoding napsin-A encodes MTRLKILHIIGTLLITQSVAIIRVPLHKTRSLRRLMSDSGMSVEEIRALAKSSGAPDSSPSPTLPVERLTNFMDAQYYGVISVGTPPQEFTVLFDTGSSNLWVPSIHCSFLDLACWIHHRYNSKKSSTYVQNGTEFSIQYGRGSLSGFISGDTVSIAGLSVTGQQFAEAVKQPGITFAVARFDGVLGMAYPSISVAGVVPVFDTAMAAKLLPQNVFSFYISRDPAATVGGELTLGGTDPQYYTGDLHYVNVTRKAYWQIEMNGVAVGNQLTLCKAGCQAIVDTGTSLIVGPREEIRALQKAIGALPLLMGEYFIDCNKIPSLPVISFNIGGKMFNLTGEDYIVKESMMSVSICLSGFLAMDIPPPAGPLWILGDVFIGKYYTVFDRSADRVGFAPAK; translated from the exons ATGACGCGGCTGAAGATACTTCACATCATCGGGACGCTGCTGATAACACAAAGCGTCGCCATTATCAG AGTTCCCCTTCATAAAACCAGGAGCCTGCGACGCCTGATGAGCGACAGCGGGATGTCGGTGGAGGAGATCCGGGCTTTGGCGAAGAGCAGCGGGGCGCCGGACAGCTCCCCCTCCCCGACACTGCCGGTGGAGAGGCTGACCAACTTCATGGAT gcTCAGTACTACGGGGTGATCAGCGTCGGCACCCCCCCTCAGGAGTTCACCGTGCTGTTTGACACCGGCTCCTCCAACCTGTGGGTCCCCTCCATCCACTGCTCCTTCCTGGACCTGGCCTGCT GGATTCATCATCGTTACAACTCCAAGAAGTCGAGCACGTACGTTCAGAACGGCACAGAGTTTTCCATCCAGTACGGCAGAGGCAGCCTGTCCGGCTTCATCAGCGGGGACACTGTCTCT ATCGCAGGTCTGTCTGTTACTGGGCAACAGTTCGCCGAAGCGGTGAAGCAGCCCGGCATCACATTTGCGGTTGCGCGGTTCGACGGGGTCCTGGGCATGGCCTACCCCTCCATATCAGTGGCTGGTGTCGTCCCGGTGTTTGACACAGCCATGGCCGCCAAGCTGCTGCCCCAGAACGTCTTCTCCTTCTACATAAGCAG AGACCCGGCGGCGACAGTCGGAGGGGAGCTGACGCTGGGCGGGACCGACCCGCAGTACTACACCGGAGACCTGCACTATGTTAACGTCACACGCAAGGCCTACTGGCAGATTGAGATGAACGG AGTTGCAGTTGGCAACCAGCTGACTCTTTGCAAAGCCGGTTGCCAGGCTATTGTTGACACGGGAACGTCCCTGATTGTAGGTCCCCGAGAGGAGATCAGAGCGCTGCAGAAAGCCATCGGAGCTCTGCCCCTGCTGATGGGAGAG TACTTCATCGACTGTAACAAGATCCCCTCTCTCCCCGTCATCTCCTTCAACATCGGGGGGAAGATGTTCAACCTGACCGGAGAGGATTATATCGTAAAG GAGTCTATGATGAGCGTATCCATCTGCCTGTCTGGCTTCTTGGCCATGGATATCCCGCCTCCCGCCGGGCCCCTGTGGATCCTGGGAGATGTTTTCATCGGGAAGTACTACACTGTGTTTGACAGGAGCGCTGATCGCGTGGGGTTCGCCCCGGCCAAGTAG